In Paenibacillus algicola, a genomic segment contains:
- a CDS encoding HAMP domain-containing sensor histidine kinase, producing the protein MGFVKNTKWVIVMYFLTIGAVVALFLYLAGEGGYLTIRDHRLWWYYTAGILLFTVIAGYIAAQRIQRPLDLLHLNMLQVAKGNLTVRMPEAEDESFAGVYSEFNAMTEAIENKMKLLQRLGEQEVLEKEFAAESAVLEERRRMARDLHDTVSQQLFAIHMSASSLSGVLKQDPVQGQQVLEQLVSMSHTAQKQMRALIAQLRPVELEGKTLEEALERWFPDYCRQNGLKGIREVELYGGLSDAIEHQLFLIIQESIANIVKHAEASMISLSLREEEKRVVLSVSDDGKGFDEGRPKQGSYGLSTMKERADKLGGQVEIVSRRGAGTTVRVHIPLFMAGGAEHTEQGPRRK; encoded by the coding sequence ATGGGATTTGTCAAAAATACCAAGTGGGTCATTGTCATGTACTTCCTGACCATCGGGGCTGTTGTTGCGCTGTTTCTGTACCTTGCGGGCGAGGGAGGCTATCTGACGATTCGGGATCACCGGCTGTGGTGGTATTACACAGCCGGTATCCTGCTGTTTACTGTCATTGCAGGATATATTGCCGCGCAGCGCATTCAGCGCCCGCTGGATCTCCTGCACTTGAACATGCTGCAGGTGGCCAAGGGAAATTTGACTGTGAGGATGCCGGAGGCAGAGGATGAATCCTTCGCCGGCGTATATTCTGAATTTAATGCCATGACAGAAGCGATTGAGAACAAAATGAAGCTGCTGCAGCGCCTGGGCGAGCAAGAGGTGCTGGAGAAGGAATTTGCAGCAGAGTCTGCGGTGCTGGAGGAACGGCGCCGGATGGCGCGGGATCTTCATGACACGGTAAGCCAGCAGCTGTTCGCTATCCATATGTCGGCTTCCTCGCTGTCGGGGGTCCTGAAGCAGGATCCTGTTCAGGGACAGCAGGTGCTGGAGCAGCTCGTCTCCATGTCCCATACGGCGCAGAAGCAGATGCGGGCACTTATCGCCCAGCTGCGCCCGGTGGAGCTGGAGGGCAAGACGCTGGAGGAGGCGCTGGAGCGCTGGTTCCCGGATTACTGCCGCCAGAACGGCTTGAAGGGGATACGCGAGGTCGAGCTGTACGGAGGCTTGTCGGATGCAATCGAGCATCAGCTGTTTCTTATTATCCAGGAATCAATTGCTAACATCGTCAAGCACGCAGAAGCCAGTATGATCAGCTTGTCGCTGCGGGAGGAAGAGAAGCGGGTCGTGCTGAGCGTCAGCGACGATGGCAAGGGCTTTGATGAAGGCAGACCCAAGCAGGGGTCTTATGGGCTAAGCACGATGAAGGAGCGCGCCGACAAGCTGGGGGGACAGGTGGAGATTGTGAGCCGCCGGGGAGCAGGCACAACGGTGAGAGTACATATACCGCTGTTTATGGCGGGCGGAGCAGAACATACTGAGCAGGGTCCACGCAGGAAATAA
- a CDS encoding 3D domain-containing protein translates to MGELGQYLVHHAKERQLHRPVEEQRDPSVPVSAPRSNQVLRTVKVTATGYTAGYESTGKKPGHPQYGITYSGVKVKRDREALSTIAADPKVFPIGSIIYIPDYGYGIVADIGSAIKGSKIDLYFTTTQQVFKEWGKKDVEVQVIKRGSGRCTQEMLERVGEAIATYRYLPSSFLDEAI, encoded by the coding sequence GTGCATCATGCAAAGGAGCGGCAGCTTCATAGGCCGGTGGAGGAGCAACGCGATCCTTCCGTTCCCGTCTCGGCGCCGCGGTCGAATCAGGTGCTGAGAACGGTAAAGGTAACGGCGACCGGCTACACGGCCGGTTATGAATCAACCGGCAAGAAGCCGGGACATCCGCAGTACGGGATTACGTATTCCGGCGTGAAGGTGAAGCGGGACCGGGAAGCGTTGTCCACTATTGCAGCAGATCCCAAGGTGTTTCCCATCGGCAGCATTATATATATTCCGGATTACGGCTACGGCATCGTGGCGGATATCGGTTCAGCCATTAAAGGCTCCAAGATCGATTTGTATTTTACTACGACACAGCAGGTATTTAAGGAATGGGGCAAAAAAGATGTCGAGGTGCAGGTCATCAAACGGGGCTCCGGCCGCTGCACCCAGGAAATGCTGGAGCGCGTGGGCGAAGCCATAGCTACGTACCGCTACCTGCCTTCTTCTTTTTTGGATGAGGCCATTTAA
- the liaF gene encoding cell wall-active antibiotics response protein LiaF, translating into MSKKTWNQLFGGLLLIGIGALFILNELGIQSFSLGELFSTFWPVILIYAGLQGIFSAKQDGCAVLGSFIPLIIGVYFLGHNLNLLWFSFGDLLRIAVPVILIGSGLYVIFSPKRKRDKAFKEASDDDYRKPGRENDAYDAHDAPPPPAPGELESSLDEVFEQRFGSGDRDLKGPRDADRNRREGDSSYRDYSDRHEEQEYESSRRRSRHKGDSHYEYGDQDDDGAYEEYHNCGNSKRYTNKSSFIGDIHLGKDYFELKPTNISQFIGDTVIDLTRAQIPYGKTKINISAFIGDIKVFVPNDLDVGIRVSTTSFIGDMSVLGQKRSGFLSSVGLESPDYRESSKKIVIHISAFIGDVKVNKVG; encoded by the coding sequence ATGAGTAAAAAAACATGGAACCAGCTGTTTGGCGGCTTGCTGCTGATTGGCATCGGCGCGCTGTTTATCTTAAATGAATTGGGAATCCAGAGCTTCAGTCTGGGTGAGCTGTTCTCCACATTCTGGCCGGTCATTCTGATTTATGCAGGATTGCAGGGCATCTTCAGTGCAAAGCAAGACGGGTGCGCCGTATTAGGCTCCTTCATCCCGCTCATTATCGGCGTGTATTTCCTGGGGCATAACTTGAACCTGCTCTGGTTCTCATTCGGAGACCTGCTGCGGATTGCAGTGCCTGTGATCCTGATCGGCAGCGGATTGTACGTTATCTTTAGTCCGAAGCGCAAGCGGGATAAAGCCTTTAAGGAGGCAAGTGATGATGACTATCGCAAGCCTGGGCGTGAGAATGATGCATATGATGCGCATGATGCGCCGCCTCCTCCCGCACCGGGAGAGCTGGAATCGTCGCTGGATGAGGTGTTTGAGCAGCGATTTGGCTCCGGCGACCGGGATCTCAAGGGTCCCCGGGATGCAGACCGTAACAGGCGGGAGGGGGACAGCAGCTATCGGGATTACAGCGACCGTCATGAGGAGCAGGAATACGAAAGCAGCCGCAGGAGATCCCGCCACAAGGGTGACAGTCACTACGAATATGGAGATCAGGACGATGATGGAGCGTACGAGGAATACCATAACTGCGGTAACAGCAAGCGCTACACGAATAAATCAAGCTTCATCGGCGATATTCATCTGGGTAAGGATTATTTCGAACTAAAGCCGACCAACATCTCGCAATTTATCGGAGATACGGTCATTGATCTTACCCGGGCGCAGATTCCGTACGGCAAGACCAAGATTAATATCTCAGCCTTCATCGGCGACATTAAAGTGTTCGTGCCGAATGATCTCGATGTGGGCATCCGAGTCTCTACCACCTCGTTCATTGGCGATATGTCGGTGCTGGGACAGAAGCGCAGCGGCTTCTTGAGCAGTGTCGGGCTGGAAAGTCCGGATTACCGCGAGTCTAGCAAGAAGATCGTGATTCATATCAGCGCCTTCATCGGCGATGTCAAAGTGAACAAGGTAGGGTAA
- a CDS encoding response regulator has protein sequence MTAVKILLVDDHDMVRMGLKTYLSLEPAFEVIGEAANGMELLDMLRSSGPEDMPDLILMDLMMPVMNGAEATRAVMQEFPDQKIVILTSFLEDELVLECVEAGAVSYVLKTVSADELIYALQGACRGMPVMTRDVSEALTRGIRQHQAQDDQAGLTEREKEVLLLIAEGKNNKEIGEELHISIKTVKTHVSNLLMKCELEDRTQLAIFAHRKGWVKS, from the coding sequence ATGACGGCTGTAAAAATACTGCTGGTCGATGACCATGATATGGTCCGGATGGGACTCAAAACATATTTGTCGCTGGAGCCCGCCTTTGAGGTCATCGGCGAGGCCGCGAATGGTATGGAGCTGCTAGACATGCTGCGCAGCAGCGGGCCGGAAGATATGCCGGATTTGATCCTGATGGATCTCATGATGCCGGTGATGAACGGGGCCGAGGCGACTCGGGCGGTCATGCAGGAGTTCCCGGATCAGAAAATTGTAATTTTAACGAGCTTTCTGGAGGATGAGCTGGTGCTGGAGTGTGTCGAAGCCGGAGCTGTAAGCTACGTTCTCAAGACGGTATCTGCGGATGAATTGATTTACGCCCTGCAGGGAGCCTGCCGGGGGATGCCGGTCATGACCCGGGACGTATCGGAGGCACTGACACGGGGCATCCGTCAGCATCAAGCCCAGGACGATCAGGCAGGTCTGACGGAGCGGGAGAAGGAAGTGCTGCTGCTGATCGCCGAAGGCAAGAATAATAAGGAAATCGGAGAAGAGCTGCATATTAGTATCAAGACGGTCAAGACCCATGTCAGCAATCTGCTGATGAAGTGCGAGCTGGAGGACCGGACACAATTGGCCATCTTTGCCCACCGCAAGGGCTGGGTAAAATCATAG